In Malus sylvestris chromosome 2, drMalSylv7.2, whole genome shotgun sequence, the genomic stretch GAGCCTTTTCAATCATCAAGTGACAATCATCTAATTCTGCAGAAAACGAGAGTGAATGAAGAATTTTGAACAAAAGatacatggataattgattggctccaaaaataaaaattacctgTGATATTTGGAATGTGAGAAATCTTTGGCCATTCTGGGCCGCTGTCCTTGGCGCATCTTTCTTGGAGACGGGGACAATTAATAATACGGTGAAGGTGAAGGTGAATAGATAGATGGTCGATTCATGAAAGGTTCCGTCATCACTCTGGTAAGAGCCTTTTCAATCATCAAGTGACAATCGTCTAATTCTGCAGAAAACGAGAGTGAATGAAGAATTTTGAACAAAAGatacatggataattgattggctccaaaaataaaaattacctCAGATCTGGAATGTGAGAAATCTTTGGCCATTCTGGGCCGCTGTCCTTGTCGCATCTTTCTTTCAGACGGGGACACCAGTAAATCTCTAGACGATGTAATTTGGTTAGGCGTTGCATAGCTTCGACCGTAGGCAGATACATCAGGTTCTCACAATTCAAAATTCCCAAATATGTAAGAGATGTGAGGTTGCCCAACCACTCTGGAAGAGCCTCCAGACCATCGAAACGAGAAATGGACAAAGATGTTAGAGAAGCAGAGTGTTGAATTTGCTGAGGCAGAGACTTGAGCTTAGGCCACCCGTACAATGTTAATACTTTCGATGGGACCTGAAAATCAGGGAAAGAATCGAGCTCTTGGCAGAAGGCACCGATCCACAACTGTTCCAAACGAGATAGAGAGTGCAGCCCCTTGGGCAAATATTGTAATTTCCCACATTCAGATAAATATAAAGAGGAAAGAGATTGCAAGCTGGACACATTGTGATCCGCCAGAGatatcaaattggagcaataatTGACAGCCAAACGGGTAAGAGATGTGCAGTATGCAAGCCCACTCGGTAGACTTGTTAATCCATCACAGTCCCCAATAATCAACTCAGTGAGGGACGTGAGGTTGTCTAAACTGGGAATATCCTCTAGATTAGGGCAATAGCTGACAAGCAAATGGGTAAGAGATGTGCAGTATGCAAGCCCACTCGGTAGACTTATTAATCCATCACATCTCATAATATTCAATATAGTGAGGGACGTGAGGTTGTCTAAACTGGGAATAGCCTCTAGATTAGGGCAATGCTGTATTTCAATCTTCTCAAGAGAGACGGGGGTTTGTAGCCCATGACCCGACAAAGTCCTCAAATTTCGACAATCATGAATAACCATTGTGCGAAGACTGGTACAAGAATGGAGCCCACTCAGTATACTTGTGAATCCATTGTAGCCATCAATCGTCAATTCACGGAGGGATGTGCAACCGTTTAAAGACAAGTCctcctgctgctgctgctgctgctgaagAGTAGTGCTAGTCGTCGACTCTATATTTTCCGACTCCTCAAGAGACGTACATCTTTCAATAACCAATTTGCGGAGTGAGGGCAGATTGTGAATTTGAAGGGATTTTAGATTGGTGCAATGATCAATTAAAACACTTTGAAGATTCGGCCAGCGTACGAGTGGTGGGACTGCTTCACATTTTTTACACATGGATAGGATAATCTCTGTTAAGTTCGGCAACAAATCACTCATCATCCATGATGCAAATTTAGTACCCATGAAGTTCCTAATTGCCAAGCTTTTTAAGTTGGGGTGCGGTTGAAGTCCTTCAAGAATATCATGGTCAAGATTCGCATAATGGTCCCTCCCCCAATCTAATTCCAATTTTCGTAGGTTTGCTTTTCCCACTAAATTTGATTTCATTGCTTCTTCCTTGTCTCTCACATATTCCAATGCTCCAATAGCTAGTCGCCCCTTCAATCCATTTAACCCACCTAGCTCATCAAGTCTATGACGCCTTGCTCTATCCAAAATAAAAGAAGTTAGCGTTTGCAGATGAGTCAATCTTGTCATCCCAAATGGAACTTCCTTATACTCATCAAAATAAACATGTCTCAAGTTGATCAAATTTTCCATTTCCCTAGCAAACGTTTTAAGCCTCCATGCTCCTGACATTCTTAACGTCTGAAGATTATAGAGCTGGCCAATAGATTTTGAGAGTTTTTTTATTCTTGTATTAGAAATGTTGAGATACCTCAACTGTTTCAACTTTCCAATTGAGCTGGGCAAATCCTCTATTGCAGCCTCAGATAAATTCAACATCCGTAAAGCTCTAAACCTTTGGAAGATGTTACTAGGGACCTCCCAATCAACAAACAACGACCGCAATCTCCTGACACTCCCTTGTGGAATTCTTTTAAGTGTCGTGGAAGAAATTCGTGCAACATGTTGAATCTCAAGTGCATCATCCATCTGGTCAGAGTTCCACATCAAGCTTTCAGATTTAAATACTTCCTCTGCAAGATCATGCACAAGATCGTGCATCTTGCATTCGGTAATAACACCGTACTCATCTTCTATAGCATCTTGAAATAAGGAGTTTTGCAATAgaatattaaaatattcattGCCTATATCCTCCATGCTCATGTTGGGAGAGGAATGGAGATATCCTTGAGCAATCCAGAGCTGGACCAAGTTATCTCGTTCAATTTTAAAATCTTTTCTAAACATTGAACAATATGCAAAACATTGTTTCAAGAATGGCAACTTCAAATTATCGAAACTTAACTTCAAAACCGACATGATTTTCTCCTCTTCATTTGGTAATTCCCATATCTTACTTTGTAGAATTGACAACCATTCACGTGTACTATAGTTAGAACGCATCACACTTCCCAAAACCtattaacaacaacaacaacaaagccttttcccactaagtggggtcggctatatgaatcctagaacgccattgcgctcggttttgtgtcatgtcctccgttagatccaagtactctaagtcttttcttagagtctcttccaaagttgtcctaggtcttcctctaccccttcggccctgaacctctgtcccgtagtcacatcttcgaaccggagcgtcagtcggccttctttgcacatgttcaaaatcaccggagccgattttctctcatctttcctacaatttcggctactcctactttacctcggatatcctcattcccaatcttatcctttctcgtgtgcccacacatcccacgaagcatcctcatctccgctacacccattttgtgtacgtgttgatgcttcaccacccaacattctgtgccatacaacatcgctagccttattgccgtcctataaaattttcccttgagcttcagtggcctacgacggtcacacaacacgccggatgcactctttccatccagctcgtattctatggttgagatctccatctaattctccgttctcttgcaagatagatcctaggtagcgaaaacgatcgctttttgtgatcttcgctagattgctccggtcattagtgtggataagtatataaatggatagagataggaaagcaaacacaagatgtacgtggttcacccagattggctacgtccacggaatagaagagttctcattaattgtgaagggtttacacaagtacataggttcaagctctcatttagtgagtacaagtgaatgatttagtacaaatgacattaggaaatattgtgggagaatgatctcgtaatcacgaaacttctaagtatcggagtgtggtgtcgtcttgacttgccttatctgtctcataggtagatgtggcatcttctctggaagtactcttcctccatccaggggtggtatctttaactggtggagatgcacaaggtaatgtatcaatttcacttgaagcttacttgtagtttcaggcttggtcaagcgcgatacaaaccatgtagtaggagtcccccaagtcgccgagctagggggtctgctgaaagaggtgacagacaaggtaagcaatcagagctccgactgattgttcaccttctccccatcttgcagcagcatgaaggataaagagaagaaaaatgagaagagatgatatgagatacttttgcttttgaagaagtaactttccacaggcttattcttgaactgagctggagggttttctggtttcctccagagtataaggccgactgaagaatttgagggtcaaaacaagtccatcaaatctagagtacgttccaccctgctgatatgggatacttttgcttttgacagagtaatgaatgtatcggcacgtgtgctgttacgcttgtctccacatgcttccttgtatccttcgcacttgccctatctgttcctcaagcagatgcggaatcttccctggaaacataagatgttgaagatgagtactcgagagcaatgccaggtaagtaatcaggtaaggggttccaggcagtcagttcctggctggaagcttgattccaagtgctgactgattgctctctttctccttgtcttgcaggtaaaaacaaggccaaaagaaaagacagggaaaaagcatgatatgggatactcttgcttttaaccctgatgatatgagatattcttgctctagtatagcttgtttgcagaggtattatcggggggaaagaaagctgaatatttcgaaaggcatcgttgggagtgccctctcagatatgatgaagggttgagcatttttgcaggtctgcctgtccgttggggatggaggtcgacatatataggagtctccctaacaacaagtagtaatgctattcctttaccctgcttggtcatagcacggtagtgggagctgccagtttcacatgttttaactctgtcagagcactttgaaaaagtggtctgtggtatctggctctcgagattcggagaacgatgcctcttcgatttttgagaaagcaatcatgctgggtgtatgactctcgagattcggagagcagtgtctcttcgatttttgaggaagtaatcatgttgggagtctggctctcgagattcggagggtggtgcctcttcgattttggagcaagcaatcttgttgggagtgttgtctcgaatgtgagtaaaggttgggcatgtttgctagtctaccttgccacgaagcacaaaggttgacacacagggactttccaattatccagcaatggtactgttcctttaccctctcttcgattttgagaaagtagtcatgttgggagtctggctctcgagattcggaggacggtgcctcttcgattttggagcaagcaatcttattgggagtgttttctcgaatgtgagtaaaggttgggcatgtttgctagtctaccttgccacgaagcacagaggttgacacacagggactttccaattatccagcagtggtactgttcctttacagttgtgggtaataatatggtagctagaccttcaaaatttatgtgtctaaacttttgttagtgctgtttctttgctattcttttacctttcttggtcagagcgatgtagtgggagctgcaagcttcacgtgctcaactttggcagagaactttggcaaagttatttgtggtacccatgagctattgttgcgtgtgggaagtgggtgattgaacagtaagattcatgtgctttctacttcaccagaagtcttcgacagaatgcccataatttctgcaaagctgagtgtgcgtgtgacaggtgttgacaaggctagaaaagtaggtgcctcttcgatttctgagatcggccctcgtggtctctgagcagcccagcttttgagaaagcgagcgcctcttcgattgattcggagaacgatgcctcatcgatttttaagaaagcaatcatgctgggggtctggctctcgagattcggggagcagtgtctcttcgatttttgagaaagtaatcatgttgggagtctggctctcgagattcggagggcggtgcctcttcgattttggagcaagcaatcttgttgggagtgttttctcgaatgtgagtaaaggttgggcatgtttgctagtctaccttgccacgaagcacagaggttgacacacagggactttccaattatccagcaatggtactgttcctttaccctctcttcgatttttaagaaagtagtcatgttgggagtctggctctcgagattcggaggacggtgcctcttcgattttggagcaagcaatcttattgggagtgttttctcgaatgtgagtaaaggttgggcatgtttgctagtctaccttgccacgaagcacagaggttgacacacagggactttccaattatccagcagtggtactgttcctttacccttgtgggtaataatatggtagctagaccttcaaaatttatgggtctaaactttgttagtgctgtttctttgctattcttttacccttcttggtcagagcgatgtagtgggagctgcaagcttcacgtgctcaactttggcagagaactttggcaaagttatctgtggtacccatgagctattgttgcgtgtgggaagtgggtgattgaacagtaagattcatgtgttttctacttccccagaagtctttgacagaatgcccataatttctgcaaaactgagtgtgcgtgtgacaggtgctgacaaggctggaaaaggctggaaaagtaggtgcctcttcgatttctgatatcggccctcgtggtctctggggagcccagcttttgagaaagcgagcgcctcttcgatttttgagatcggccttcgtggtctttgagcagcccaacttttgagaaagcaaacgcctcttcgatttctgagatcaaccctcgtgatctctaagcagcccagcttttgagaaagcaaacgcctcttcgatttctgagcaggcgcctcttcgatttctgaagcttcgtcgagtgcagatttttatagggactggcattaagttccaaagcacacttgaatctccaccagtagaagcttcattcttgcacttctaagatcttgatttgtccgacctcttctctcttcaacacctttgaaaatgtctggcccctccgaccgtcgttttgacttgaaccttgttgaagaggcagccccgccttctccagacaacatatggcgcccatccttcgtctcccctactggtcatcttaccgttggggattccgtgatgaagaatgatatgaccgctgcggtggtggccaggaaccttctcactcccaaagataacagactactttccaaacggtctgattagttagctgttaaggattcgctggctctcagtgttcagtgtgcaggttctgtgtctaatatggcccaacgcctatttgctcgaacccgccaagttgaatcattggcggctgaagtgatgagtctcaaacaggagattagagggctcaagcatgagaataaacagttgcaccggctcgcacatgactatgctacaaacatgaagaggaagcttgaccagatgaaggaaactgatggtcaggttttacttgatcatcagagatttgtgggtttgttccaaaggcatttattgccttcgtcttctggggctgtaccgcgtaatgaagctccaaatgatcaacctctgatgcctcctccttctagggttctgtccagtactgaggctccaaatgatccccctccggtgccttctctttctggggctctaccgactgctgagacttctcctaagcaacctttgtgaaggctccctcttgtgtgcttattttgactcatgtatatgtacatatttgtagcttatcggggatatcaataaataagctttccttcatttcaacgtattgtgttaaatacaccaaagccttcttcgctaagttctttgaattttcttttgttaaagcttgtatgttgaagctttctgagtggagcatgtaggttggggtagtgttctcttaatttcccgaatgaggaaaacttctcggttggagacttggaaaatccaagtcactgagtgggatcggctatatgaatcttagaacgccattgtgctcgatcctgtgtcatgtccttcgttagatccaagtactctaagtcttttcttagagtctcttccaaagttttcctaggtcttcctctaccccttcggccctgaacctctgtcccatagtcgcatcttctaatcggaacgtcagtaggccttctttgcacatgtccaaaccaccgtaaccgattttctctcatctttccttcaatttcggctactcctactttacctcggatatcctcattcctaatcttatccagTGTTAGAATAAAATCATCATGTACATAACTTAGTAATTGAAGAGTTCGTAAAGGCGGTTGTTTGAAAGAGCGTTTTGTAAAATGCAAGCTATACCTAGATTAAGAGTACTGTTACTTACCCACTTGTCCACTTGTCTTATTTTATTTCTCCACCCACcatcaaatttaaaaatgaagtttttgaaattTAGTCCTTAAATAAGATTGAAATCTAATAacactaaaataataataaaaataacttaaaaaagaAGATTGGGAAATATCAAGTGGGCGGTGAAGATAGTTGTGGCTGCATCATGACAGTCTATACCATTTCAGCAACCTCCAGGACCTTTTTCTCGATGTTGGCTAATTGAGTTGTAGGGTGAAGTTAGTGGTTGTGCGTTGGGTTTAGAGGTGATGGCTTGATATGAGTGGCGGTGACCGTTAGTTGGTGGAGACCATGCTTCCAtaaatttctattgattttggaGACAAAGTAAGCCCCTGGtgatttaatacaaatttaATTGGGGCATAACAaatgtgacattttcaatacCATTTCAGCAACCTCCACGACTTTCTTCTCGATGTTGGCTAATTGAGTTGTAGGGTGAAGTTAGTGGTTGTGCGTTGGGTTTAGAGGTGATGGCCTGATATGGGTGGTGGAGACCATGCTTCCAtaaatttctattgattttggaGATAAAGTAAGCCCCTGGTGATTTAACAGAAATTTAATTGGGGCATAACAaatgtgacattttcaataggtttgatatttgtttgaaatgtttaaaCAGGTTAAGACCAATTTGGAATGACACTAAAAGGTTAGGGGATTtaggtactttttttttttaacaaacgatattatctacactaagagggtgAGGGAGAAggattagcctcacaatgggttagcaataatgtggttcaaaattcgcatttggcaagaattgaacctaatatccctcacttacaagtaaagaagaatcaCTAGAGGGGAGTACTAAGTGACGAAAGGTTTTAAGTACTTAATTCTAGATTatatattgattttagtccttTGACTATTTAATGTCTATCTTCATTCTAAAAATTATCCTcataaatatttgattttatgcGTAACTTCATCCAAttataaatgagaaaatatttcccaaaaaaaaaatattagtaatACAAAAAATATGCAAATCCATAAGTGTATCTAAATATATTAAAagatgtactaaatgtttgtGCCAAAATGTACATTAATGTACTTAAGTATGTAGCAAAATATTATATGAGTTAATGTACCTAATTTTTTGTATCGAAATATATAaaatgaattaatgtacctaaatgaagaacgcAAAGTATATCGAATcatattgtttaaaaaaattaatgtacctaaatgtatatatgaaaaatattacgatgaataaaatgaaaaataattaagtGCATTAACATAATGTGAACACATGGTATTACTATTATAGTAAGGAAGAAAAGACTAATAAAACCTCAAATTATAAATAATAGGTGAGGTAATTAAATGTATTTTGACTTGGATATTGAGTAATGGGACTTGAATTAGATTATAATTTTACACAAGGTATTAATATAAGAGTAATCTTTTTCAAcgattaattaaattttttatttaaagatAGGGTTCTTTAAATTTAGGCCCCAACAACTCATGTTTTTCAGACATAAACCATGCCACAAGAGTCTGAATTTGCTCATCTCCCTTACCAGATGGTGAGCGTTAACCTTTCTCAGAACGTACAACATGTTCGTGGCATAACTATGATTAATTAGTTTAACTTTTATATATTTACCAAAAATATAATTCCATCAATTcctttcaaatttgttttcatCAAACTTAATGGTAAAAGGATTCATAACAcgtaaacaaacaaaaagaaaataagaaaagtgGATGCCAACCTAGAGTTTGTTGTGAGGTTGgacgaaaaacaaaaattaaataaaaaagaacgtAACAGACTCCAAGGCCTTTTTTAAGGTACTCCATGATATTCATAAGCTTCGATCCCACAACCACCAGTGATATAGTTTGTTTTTAACTTAGTTTATTTTGTTTGTGTCATTAGCATTGATGATTtctaacatttaaaaaaattaagtttttttttaacaaacaatattagcTACACTAAGAGAAATGTGGTaaacttagcctcacaatgagataacaataatatgattcaaattcgtcgTTGGCcagaatcaaacttaagatctttcacttacaaatggagaaaaatatcactaaaccgtactattaagtggcaaaaaaaatagATATTGATAATGGATAATTGTCTCAAGATTTGATGGGAGCAAATTCGAAAGAATTATAATTTACTTATtaagttattattttatatgtataaaaaataaattagttaatTATGGTTAAGCCACGAAACATGACGTGTACTAAGAAAGGTAGTAACGCTCACCGCTGAACGGGTTGGTGAGAAAATTCAAACTCATGCCACTACATTGTATTaacgtttctctctctctcacacatatTATTTGCCTTGATAGGGCATTAAAATCTATCTAATAGTCTTCCTAATCTATCTGTCTAATTTCGTAAACATAAAACATAGATAAATTATGTTTTTAAAAACAGTAGgtacattttttttgtaaaaattaaagATAGGTAGAttatagggagttttaacgaaaagcccacagtactgttcactttaacgaaaaaccatatttttacactaaaaagtcaaacctggtactattcactttaccctttattttattcttatcattaaaactcaaagtttgcaagtcattttcattagttttccttaaattaattatattagtaaaaataaaacgtaaatagttgttttttttgtaaaaaaataaacaacaggtatattttcatataaaaaaaacaataggtAAATTATAACAATAGGTAAATTATCTTTGTAAattatgtctatatatatacattattttgtaaaaattaaCCATAggtatattttcatataaaaacAGTAGGTATATTTTCAAATAGTAGGTAAATTATATCTATACTAGCCTCTCCATAtacattatttttgtaaaaattaacCATAggtaaataaacaaaaattaaattaaaatcattaaacaaaaaatagtaGATACATTATCTTCGTAAAATTAaacaataggtaaattatttttgtaacattcaaataatagtaatattatagtgtttttcATAAATTTATTTGCAAATGTAGAAATGAGCACTAGGAAATGTAAgtattgtttattttcttattcatcATAATCaattattttcttattcatcataagtcacttaatactacggtctagtggtatttctcttcacttgtaagtgagaggtattaGGCGATTCTAGacaaaggtaaatttgaaccacattattatggctcGCCTATTGTGTGGTTTAACTCACTCTCTCACCCTCTTAATAGATAATATTGcttgttattaaaaaaaataaaaaataaaaacgcaTGGAGGTCACCTATCTTTTCCCATTACACCCAAAAAACCCCCACCCATCTTTCTATTTCTATATTATGTTATTAAAATAGAATTTCAAATACAGAACAACAAAGaggaatataataatatatcaaTGCATACCTTTGCCACCAATGGTAACCCAGCACACTTTTTAGCTATATCCTTTCCAATGCGCTCTTGATCTGAATCTAGAGGAAAAACATTACCATTTGATAATGCTTTACTCTTTAATATGGACCAACAATCCTCCACCGGTAGGAACCCCAAATCACACCTCGGCATTGTCTCCGTGATAGATGCAACCCTAGCACTGCGGGTAGTAACAAGGGCAATGCTTCCGGGGGCAGAATTGAGTCCTGACAAACAACTCTTAAAATTGCTCCATAAATGCTCATCTTCATTCCAAACATCGTCGAGTATCAGAATATATCTCTTCCCTGTCAACCTTTCTTTGAGGTTATTCAGCAATGCTTCCCGACGTTTAAGTCCAGCGTTTTTTGGGTCGAGCAATTCAAGCATCCCATCTAGAATCAAATTGACCTCAAAAGTGTTggacacacacacccacaattttTCCTGAAAATGTCTACCAATAGCATCATCATTGAATATTGATTTTGCCAAAGTCGTCTTTCCGAGTCCCCCCATTCCCACAATGGCCTTAACCGAAAGGTTCTTTTCCTGATTCTTGGACTCGATCAACGTTGCAATGATATCCGACACAATCTTCTCCCTTCCGATGATCTTCTCATCATGACCGAAGCTTGAGACGGTTTCTCTGTTCCCCATACCCGGAAGGGTTGGATCTACTCTCCTTGCAGTTAAGCCAATGAAAGATGCCTTACTCTTGAGAACCGCCAGTGACGCACTGATGTTCCTAATTTTGTGTGCCATCTTTTGACGAAATAAAATGGGATTGGAGAGCGAAAAGAAGTTAAGTACCTTCTTCTTCATGTGGTCTTGAATTTCTACTTTACGCCGGAGAACTTCGTAGTTGATGTCCTCCAAGACTTCATTGGCATCATGAGCTACGTCTTTCAGTTTCTTGACCCAGTTTCTGACTGCCACGCCCCGATCCTGTGGTTGGTGGGCAACATCGCCTAAGTACTCTTGAATTTCCATTAACGATTCAGAAAGCTCATCTAGTTCTTTTTTGAATCCTCGGAAAAGACTGATTTCTTGAGCAGCAAGTGAAGCAACCGA encodes the following:
- the LOC126595975 gene encoding putative disease resistance protein RGA3 isoform X2 — translated: MEAAKVLEVLYTFPVEGILNSVASLAAQEISLFRGFKKELDELSESLMEIQEYLGDVAHQPQDRGVAVRNWVKKLKDVAHDANEVLEDINYEVLRRKVEIQDHMKKKVLNFFSLSNPILFRQKMAHKIRNISASLAVLKSKASFIGLTARRVDPTLPGMGNRETVSSFGHDEKIIGREKIVSDIIATLIESKNQEKNLSVKAIVGMGGLGKTTLAKSIFNDDAIGRHFQEKLWVCVSNTFEVNLILDGMLELLDPKNAGLKRREALLNNLKERLTGKRYILILDDVWNEDEHLWSNFKSCLSGLNSAPGSIALVTTRSARVASITETMPRCDLGFLPVEDCWSILKSKALSNGNVFPLDSDQERIGKDIAKKCAGLPLVAKVLGSVMRSNYSTREWLSILQSKIWELPNEEEKIMSVLKLSFDNLKLPFLKQCFAYCSMFRKDFKIERDNLVQLWIAQGYLHSSPNMSMEDIGNEYFNILLQNSLFQDAIEDEYGVITECKMHDLVHDLAEEVFKSESLMWNSDQMDDALEIQHVARISSTTLKRIPQGSVRRLRSLFVDWEVPSNIFQRFRALRMLNLSEAAIEDLPSSIGKLKQLRYLNISNTRIKKLSKSIGQLYNLQTLRMSGAWRLKTFAREMENLINLRHVYFDEYKEVPFGMTRLTHLQTLTSFILDRARRHRLDELGGLNGLKGRLAIGALEYVRDKEEAMKSNLVGKANLRKLELDWGRDHYANLDHDILEGLQPHPNLKSLAIRNFMGTKFASWMMSDLLPNLTEIILSMCKKCEAVPPLVRWPNLQSVLIDHCTNLKSLQIHNLPSLRKLVIERCTSLEESENIESTTSTTLQQQQQQQEDLSLNGCTSLRELTIDGYNGFTSILSGLHSCTSLRTMVIHDCRNLRTLSGHGLQTPVSLEKIEIQHCPNLEAIPSLDNLTSLTILNIMRCDGLISLPSGLAYCTSLTHLLVSYCPNLEDIPSLDNLTSLTELIIGDCDGLTSLPSGLAYCTSLTRLAVNYCSNLISLADHNVSSLQSLSSLYLSECGKLQYLPKGLHSLSRLEQLWIGAFCQELDSFPDFQVPSKVLTLYGWPKLKSLPQQIQHSASLTSLSISRFDGLEALPEWLGNLTSLTYLGILNCENLMYLPTVEAMQRLTKLHRLEIYWCPRLKERCDKDSGPEWPKISHIPDLRK